GACTCTTAGCTACTTGCTGGAATCTCCGCGAATATTTTGCAAATACCGGACCTGCCCGCCTGAAAGTGCATAGTTGTAGTAGCGCAGGTCATCGAGCCAGCCTTTGAGGTCACTTCCAATAGTCAGATTTCCCCCATTGCTCAGGCTTTGGTCTTTTAATGAGCTGTCGTCATTGGTCTTGTTGCCATCCTGGTTTACGCCGTTTATAAAAAGCCGCACCTGATACGGCACCTGATCGGTTGTTTGCATGCTCTCGCTGCGCCTGTCCAGCACTGCGGCTACATGATACCAAAGATCGGTAACCAAAGGCCGCTCCGAGCTTACGCTGCGAACAACTACGCCGCTTGCCACCTGAAAGTGGGCAAAGCCATCAGCATCAACCGTCAATCTATAACCTGGATCACCGGCACCACTTCCCCCTTTGCCAATAACGATCCCTTGCTCTACCGGATCCTGACTTAAACGCAGCCACGTTGAAAAAGCGAGATTCTGGGTTGCCACGTCGCCAATATCGGAGCTACTCATACCTATGCCACCTGACCCGGTTTCTCCTGGCAGTACCAGGTACTCGCCACTGTCAGGACCTACTGGATTGTCACTGCTGAAGGTATGTGCCTCCTCCTCAATCCCTTGTCCACGATCTGCGCTATCAAAAGGCCAGTGCAGTGGAACGGCGTAGGGAAAGAGTTTCAAATCCCGGACAGCAAGGGCAATGGGTACGCTGCCGGATGCCATGGTAAATCCCGCTTGTACGGTTTGCATATCCAGCGATTCTCCTTCCGGTAAGTCAAAGCACGTCTTGAAGGATGACAAGCCGCCGTGATTTCCAGTATAGGCCTGTTCAATATTGGCAAAACTGGCAGTGGTCTGGCATGCAGTTTCAGGGTTGCACACCCACACCTGTATTTGGGCATTGCCACTTACCCCGTTGATGCTACAACTATCGTTTCGTTGAACCTCTATGCGTGCTGCGTACTCCCCATCCTGTTGCTCCAGCCAGGCTTGTTCCGCCCCGGTCATGCAGCCATCGGATGTGCAGGCCGGATTACCTGACTCTGCGTGGGCAACGCTGTCGCCCACCAGCAGGGCCACATGATTACCGTCTGAGGGGTCCCCAAGTTCAGCGTCATGGTGCAAGTCAAACTCAACTCCAAATTTATGGGCATGGTTG
The window above is part of the Desulfurispira natronophila genome. Proteins encoded here:
- a CDS encoding LamG-like jellyroll fold domain-containing protein, whose translation is MLGSGQTAFRSFFRFQVYPGEADSTEKNNTSGGFTFAVLPGSQQLEYGGVSVCGLAGENGEYLGYKGLGSNHAHKFGVEFDLHHDAELGDPSDGNHVALLVGDSVAHAESGNPACTSDGCMTGAEQAWLEQQDGEYAARIEVQRNDSCSINGVSGNAQIQVWVCNPETACQTTASFANIEQAYTGNHGGLSSFKTCFDLPEGESLDMQTVQAGFTMASGSVPIALAVRDLKLFPYAVPLHWPFDSADRGQGIEEEAHTFSSDNPVGPDSGEYLVLPGETGSGGIGMSSSDIGDVATQNLAFSTWLRLSQDPVEQGIVIGKGGSGAGDPGYRLTVDADGFAHFQVASGVVVRSVSSERPLVTDLWYHVAAVLDRRSESMQTTDQVPYQVRLFINGVNQDGNKTNDDSSLKDQSLSNGGNLTIGSDLKGWLDDLRYYNYALSGGQVRYLQNIRGDSSK